In Kogia breviceps isolate mKogBre1 chromosome 7, mKogBre1 haplotype 1, whole genome shotgun sequence, a single window of DNA contains:
- the LOC131760301 gene encoding putative tripartite motif-containing protein 49B yields the protein MDSEGFIQAFQNELTCSICMNYFIDPVTIDCGHSFCRPCLYLCWEEDQTPKSCPECRGLSEKPDFKTNIVLKRLASLARQDAAKQTNNSEVQICVTHKEAKGLFCEVDKSLLCGPCSESPEHAAHSHSPVQWAAEEYREKLLKRMGSLWKMTQEMQNNLNLETHKTQSLENYAAIRKVMIKVQYQRMHLFLREEEQLHLEALEKEVKETLQQLRESELRMTQQKESLKEMYRELTEMCHKPDVELLQDLGNVLERTDLVQMQKPQPVNPELTSWPVTGILDMLNNFRVDNILSQKTTIHNVSISEDDTTMIYGDEHHGVSRELQGAESFVSWGAVAFTSGRHYWEVDVTHSLNWILGVCKDILTSDTDIIIHSEEAFLLFSMKVNNHYILSTNSPPLILYVQRPLGRIGVFLDYDNGTVSFYDVCRGSLIYTFFPSFFSSPLKPFLCLRKMDSDIPEAFQKELTCLVCLNYLLDPVTIGCGHSFCRSCLYLFWEQAKDPASCPVCRQRSEQTNLKTNFLLKNLVSIARKANLRQFLKSEEHMCGTHKETKKIFCEANKSLLCLVCSQSQEHRAHRHRSPEEAAEEHWEKLANQMRSIWEKIQEIERNLKKDGRGTDPWMFYVYRYGDMIRKTYQMVTPFLQEEEKYYLGSIIKESQKICKQIRKRQEEMSGKKTDLKVIYKELKKMSYKPDVELLQELGDKLKWSESAQLHMPQPLLPELRARPITGLMDWLNRFRVKIAFSNEVRSQHIRLFDDVRSLKYEHDSLYVSLDGITSKYFSAWGSQGFTSGKQYWEVDVDSSWDWAVGVCKDSWTRKDDGILKESNRDNFLLVCVKEDHHYRLWTTIPTTPLYIEKPQGRVGVFLDFDSGSMGFVDVAKRSLLWRYEDGLLTFPVRPFICTGHT from the exons atgGATTCCGAAGGATTCATTCAAGCTTTCCAGAATGAACTAACCTGCTCCATCTGTATGAACTACTTCATAGACCCCGTCACCATAGACTGTGGGCACAGCTTTTGCCGTCCCTGCCTGTACCTCTGCTGGGAGGAAGACCAGACTCCAAAGAGCTGCCCTGAGTGCAGGGGACTATCAGAGAAGCCAGATTTCAAAACCAATATTGTACTCAAGAGGCTGGCTTCCCTCGCCAGACAGGACGCAGCTAAACAAACCAACAACTCAGAGGTGCAGATCTGCGTGACACACAAAGAAGCCAAAGGACTCTTCTGTGAGGTTGACAAGAGCCTGCTCTGTGGCCCCTGCTCTGAGTCCCCAGAGCATGCAGCTCACAGCCACAGTCCAGTACAATGGGCTGCTGAGGAATACCGG GAGAAACTTCTAAAGAGAATGGGCTCCTTATGGAAAATGACACAAGAAATGCAAAACAATCTGAATCTGGAAACTCACAAAACTCAGTCATTAGAG AACTATGCAGCAATAAGGAAGGTGATGATCAAAGTTCAGTATCAGAGGATGCACCTCTTTCTCCGGGAGGAGGAGCAACTCCATCTGGAGGCACTGGAGAAAGAAGTGAAGGAGACTCTCCAGCAACTCAGGGAGAGTGAACTCAGAATGACTCAACAGAAAGAAAGTCTGAAAGAAATGTACAGAGAGCTGACTGAGATGTGCCACAAGCCTGATGTGGAGCTGCTCCAG GACTTGGGCAATGTATTGGAAAG GACTGACTTGGTACAGATGCAAAAGCCTCAGCCAGTGAACCCAGAGCTCACTTCCTGGCCTGTCACTGGAATCCTAGACATGCTGAACAACTTCAGAG TGGATAACATTCTGAGTCAGAAAACGACCATTCACAATGTGAGCATTTCTGAGGATGATACAACTATGATATATGGAGATGAACATCATGGCGTGTCCAGAGAGCTCCAGGGTGCAGAGAGTTTTGTGTCCTGGGGAGCTGTGGCCTTCACCTCTGGGAGGCATTACTGGGAGGTGGATGTGACACACTCCTTGAACTGGATCCTGGGAGTCTGTAAAGATATCTTGACGAGTGATACTGATATCATTATTCATTCTGAAGAAGCATTTTTGCTATTTTCTATGAAAGTGAACAATCATTATATTCTGTCCACAAACTCCCCACCCTTAATTTTGTATGTGCAAAGGCCTCTGGGTAGGATTGGAGTGTTTCTGGATTATGACAATGGAACTGTGAGCTTCTATGATGTTTGCAGAGGTTCCCTCATAtatactttctttccttccttcttttcttcccctctgaagcctttcctttgccttag AAAAATGGATTCAGACATCCCAGAAGCCTTCCAAAAAGAGCTCACTTGCCTCGTGTGCCTGAATTACCTTCTAGACCCAGTCACCATAGGCTGCGGACACAGCTTCTGTAGGTCCTGTCTCTATCTTTTCTGGGAACAAGCCAAAGACCCTGCCAGTTGCCCAGTGTGCAGGCAACGATCAGAGCAGACAAACCTCAAAACCAATTTTCTTCTGAAGAATCTGGTGTCCATTGCCAGGAAAGCAAATCTCAGGCAATTCCTGAAGTCTGAGGAACATATGTGTGGGACCCATAAGGAGACAAAGAAGATCTTCTGTGAAGCCAACAAGAGCTTGCTCTGTTTGGTCTGCTCTCAAAGTCAGGAACACAGGGCTCACAGGCACCGTTCCCCTGAAGAGGCTGCTGAGGAACACTGG GAGAAGCTGGCAAACCAAATgagatctatatgggaaaagatccAAGAAATTGAAAGAAATCTCAAGAAAGATGGCAGAGGAACTGACCCTTGGATG TTTTACGTGTATCGATATGGAGACATGATTAGGAAAACTTATCAGATGGTAACTCCATTTCttcaggaggaagaaaaatactACTTAGGGAGTATTATAAAAGAAAGCCAAAAGATTTGTAAGCAAATCAGAAAAAGACAAGAGGAAATGAGTGGAAAGAAGACAGACCTCAAagtaatatacaaagagctcaagAAAATGTCCTATAAACCAGATGTGGAGCTGCTCCAG gAATTAGGAGACAAACTGAAATG GAGCGAGTCAGCACAGCTGCACATGCCTCAGCCTCTGCTGCCAGAACTCCGTGCACGACCCATCACTGGGCTGATGGACTGGCTCAACCGCTTCCGAG TAAAAATTGCATTCAGTAATGAAGTAAGAAGCCAGCACATCAGGCTGTTTGATGATGTAAGAAGTTTGAAGTATGAGCATGACAGCCTCTATGTGTCTTTGGATGGCATAACATCGAAGTATTTTTCTGCATGGGGATCCCAGGGCTTCACCTCTGGCAAACAATACTGGGAGGTGGATGTGGACAGCTCTTGGGACTGGGCTGTAGGCGTCTGTAAGGATTCCTGGACAAGGAAGGATGACGGCATACTGAAGGAATCCAACAGGGACAACTTTCTCcttgtgtgtgtgaaggaggaTCATCATTACCGTCTCTGGACCACCATCCCGACCACTCCTCTGTACATAGAGAAACCTCAGGGCAGGGTTGGCGTGTTCCTTGATTTTGACAGTGGGAGTATGGGTTTTGTGGACGTTGCCAAGCGCTCCCTCCTTTGGAGGTACGAGGATGGCCTGCTCACTTTCCCTGTCAGGCCTTTCATTTGCACTGGCCACACGTGA